The window TGCGACAGCGTCTCGGCGACGGTGTCGCTGCCGTCGGTCGGAATGAGGACGTCGTCGTACATCGCGTAAGGGTTGGGCAAAGAGAACCATAAAAACACCCACAAATCCCCCGTTCGCGGGAGTTTCCGGCGACGTTACTCCCCGGGGCCGCTCGAGTCTCCCGACTCGCGCGCTCCGTCGTCGGCTTCCGCTCCCATCGGCGAGCCGTCGGACGGCGACGCGCGGGCGGGTTCGGGACGGGGTTCCGACTCCCGACCGTCGACCGCCATCCGCGCGACGCCGCTGGTCTCGTCGAACACGTGGTGGCGATGGGGGTACGCGAACTCGACGTCCGCGTCCGCGAACCGCTCCCGGATCGCTGTCTGAACGCTCGAGCGAACGAGCGCCTGCTTGTAGGGGTTCTTGATCCAGAAGTACAGGACGAGCGAGATCCCGTCGTCGGCGTACTGGTCGATCGCACACACCGGGGCGGCGGCGTACCGTGCGCTCCCGATCCGGATGTCCGGCCCGCCCGAGATAACCTCGTCGACGCTGCGGGCCGCCCGCTCGGCCGCGGTCCGGGCAGTCTCGAGGTCGCTCTCGTAGGTGATGTCGAATCGCACCGAGATCCGGGTCCGTTCGTCCTCCGCGGAGTAGTTGACGACGTCTCGCTGCTGGATCTCGGAGTTCGGGATGACGATAAACGTGTTCTCGAGGGTGAAGATCTTCGTGTACCGGATGGTGATGTCCTCGACGAAGCCACGGTGGCCCTGATCGACGACCTCGATCATGTCACCGATCTCGTATGGCTGGTCCGCGAGGACGAAAAAGCCGTTTATCAGGCTTCCAACCAGCGGCGCGAGGACGACGGCGATCACGGCCGAGATGACGGTCACCGAGAGGAAGATTTCGCCGCCGCTGACACCCAGGATGTACGCGACGACGATGAGCGTGACGAGCAGGACGGAGACCCTGACGCCGCGAAGCACCGTTCGCGTAACACTGGGGCGTTCGATCCGCTGTGCGACCGTCCGGCCCGCCATCCGGACGACGAGTTTCGAGATGAACCAGCCGATCACGAGGACGACGAGCGCGAGGGCGATCTCCTCGAGGCTGGGGAACGAACTGGCGGCTTCGACGAGCCCGTCGGTCGCCTCGGACTCGGCGCCGGCACCGGGGTCGCCCCCGGACTCCTCTCCCTGGAGGTCGCCGTACATGGGAACACACTCAGCCCCGTGGTGGTTAAGGGTTCTGACCGGTCCGCCGCCATCCGCGTTATCGCGCCCGTGACGCTTTCTTCGGCGAAGTATCGCTATCCGACGAGGACAACCCGATTTCGAAAACAGATGCTACTCGGTGTATAATAAATCATTTATCCGTAGGGGTCCTACAGCGGCGTATGGCACCAGACGAACTGCGCTCGACGGTCGAGCGCGTTGGGGACCGGTTCAACCTCGGCGAGTACGAGATCGATGCCTATCTCACCGTCCTGGAACAGGGACAGCTCACCGCGAGCGAGATCGCCGACAGGACCGAGATTCCACAGCCCCGCGTCTACGACACGGTCCGCAGCCTCAGCGACCGCGGCCTGGTCGAACTGCGGGAGTCCCGCCCGATGAAAGTCGTCGCGATCGACCCCGCCGAAGCCTTCGACGACGTCCAGAGCTCCCTAGAGCAGATGATCGACGAACTCGAGGCCCGCTACACGGCCCCCGCCCGCGACACGGAGGCGGTGTCACTGGTCAA of the Halobiforma lacisalsi AJ5 genome contains:
- a CDS encoding mechanosensitive ion channel family protein → MYGDLQGEESGGDPGAGAESEATDGLVEAASSFPSLEEIALALVVLVIGWFISKLVVRMAGRTVAQRIERPSVTRTVLRGVRVSVLLVTLIVVAYILGVSGGEIFLSVTVISAVIAVVLAPLVGSLINGFFVLADQPYEIGDMIEVVDQGHRGFVEDITIRYTKIFTLENTFIVIPNSEIQQRDVVNYSAEDERTRISVRFDITYESDLETARTAAERAARSVDEVISGGPDIRIGSARYAAAPVCAIDQYADDGISLVLYFWIKNPYKQALVRSSVQTAIRERFADADVEFAYPHRHHVFDETSGVARMAVDGRESEPRPEPARASPSDGSPMGAEADDGARESGDSSGPGE